A stretch of Triticum aestivum cultivar Chinese Spring chromosome 1D, IWGSC CS RefSeq v2.1, whole genome shotgun sequence DNA encodes these proteins:
- the LOC123158977 gene encoding heavy metal-associated isoprenylated plant protein 44, with product MADLVSDVLLSFFCCCFYPPGGHHDTRHYRGHPAGRNSAHRHHHGAAGRTVPSRSRPALSFQTVELKVRMCCDGCERAVMQSLVNLRGVDSVEVDAGTGNVRVTGYVERGKVLREVRRRSGKKAEFWPSGGTPLRFASPGGCFGGGGGEPYRDTYSYHRRGYGDVGDRHGRTRRPARGGDAVSNMFNDDDVNACAIM from the exons ATGGCGGACCTGGTCTCCGACGTGCTCCTGTCcttcttctgctgctgcttctACCCTCCCGGGGGGCACCACGACACGCGACACTACCGCGGCCACCCGGCGGGCAGAAACTCCGCGCATCGTCACCACCACGGCGCCGCGGGTCGTACGGTGCCCAGTCGGAGCAGACCGGCCCTGTCTTTCCAG ACGGTGGAGCTCAAGGTCCGGATGTGCTGCGACGGCTGTGAGCGAGCCGTGATGCAGTCTCTCGTGAACCTCCGAGGAGTGGACAGTGTGGAGGTGGACGCGGGGACGGGGAACGTGAGGGTGACGGGGTACGTGGAGCGGGGGAAGGTGCTGCGGGAGGTACGGCGCCGGAGCGGGAAGAAGGCGGAGTTCTGGCCGAGCGGCGGCACGCCGCTGCGCTTCGCGTCTCCCGGGGgctgcttcggcggcggcggcggcgagccgtACCGCGACACCTACAGCTACCACCGACGCGGCTACGGTGATGTTGGTGATCGTCACGGCCGCACCCGCAGGCCTGCTCGTGGCGGCGACGCCGTCAGCAACATGTTCAACGACGATGATGTCAACGCGTGCGCGATCATGTGA